The following are encoded in a window of Cyprinus carpio isolate SPL01 chromosome B18, ASM1834038v1, whole genome shotgun sequence genomic DNA:
- the LOC109108917 gene encoding alpha-protein kinase 3-like isoform X3, with protein MTSRRPITRSYSGNGRSGSQNGEDVSSASGRSESRNYLSNVRPENRSTLCTVMAQLTEETQPCFETTIKSKAVSESCNVKFSCVVTGYPAPELTWYKDDMELDRYCGLPKYEIFRNGKIHTLHIYNCTEDDAAIYQASARNSKGIVSCSGVLEVGTMSEYLIHQRFFAKLKQKAENKRRELEESRRRGKENMQREQLNVINQERLLRKRRIPAGNYTLSSSPTSQDGEENSTSQGTDEEQPAIIDDKSDNITVQASVGITEMKTENGNEKLNRICDPMEVVATKQSAKEKLGEKKMRITNGFDEVGVIKPTQSNREQEDANEGMSLAKYLAESVQSQAAQEHQSSAKSQEIMEVDVRPVQGKKRELEMERERLKEEERNRSREIEREKERERSKEREREKIRHTEQEQRATSEPSTKAASHKEPEPQHKSALTSVFHSLKDIFFGKSKKSETTETTKRTSEVIIEKEFPQTPPQESLVYSKASEHEAPKLAQESSQMVDLEVKPKPLPQTQDSIILNDIINSSSAENISEIHTNKPEDVSPTLEREHVESIGATLRLSVGENEIPKYESSPEEVQQIDQSLLLKATGNHTKPSDTDVPGSVGLANPPFETERLEFTYPVDEVMRGAEEMHILEEQRGSAAPLTDLIMADLESMQCCESQPESQLSPLADFVPIEVHTESQSAELRVEVSKEPNEKVIPDMEEEGVMKTLEGGSLTGKNEEEMNDAIEGKSYTAGENESVSDFVIKESVLPVVVVNDREYEMNDQNSLSPALGLSQEGDSVTLVSESAMEIDFKPDEKSMQAINFSFTENKEVAADSTKVNDFNMEHNKSIPSQGRSAEEKGKDRDEEKIEESTEGKDNANAEKLKDDSSQPKKDAVKRNNNVVPETEASVVIPEMEIPKSPRQGETEVIETQPRPYKVDKPKLLTKAQAERRLTEKDQPAVQPIIILPDTRETVIKNVAKKRSTPLIPEIKVTLPERVKHEEPVIAPRSEILKLEPERVMQPLRQEVAQIFREKKRQMDDATSASSASTSNSALVIPDLLGVARNTQSSPSVERTQEIKPQNLEARVKGGVEQGSINTGRGREDDSNIPIINIACADDDTTTLEQEQTLVQSHPSLPGIVISQDIPQDIPPISVTNAERHTDNKKDDSETSVTMLKSESNQHGPVAISEKPKEQLMPDMSTKTLPSITNQDPDKFPQLKDTKVEPESDRLQKDKPSIEKLSLTTPVGPTLPPLSPASLRRLMAKNNPNLENQGSISAASVDGSEKKGEESGGSTPTSTLSCESSPKMKRRDSLTLIPSATPEELASGARRKIYLAKTKSEDEGSDTQGKRDSPYMSPSQARRAAFLQLQSGQQTPPTERRSPLMARRKATLDVPKPKEEMAEVTDSTKTESKPAEKEKLDPFKAPQVIRKIRGEPFSDASGHLKLWCQFFNILSDSIIKWYRDEEEILEMERCAGDESPVALAIVQASSRDCGVYGCSIKNEYGTDITDYLLSADILAEFFLREDLEVGEEIEMTPMMFTKGLADSGYWGDRFFGRIMTAEVQIGEGCVHKTCRAKVIYGLDPVFESGSTCITKVRNPIAYGAKEESNLAERNLEIAKQDCKIQNTVREYCKIFAAEARVIENFGSSLEVIPLHLMYRPANTIPYATVETDLNGVYVKYCLMDSTGRLIARASSEVEQKCCTFQHWIHQWTNGNLLVTRLEGVDTKITSIEIVTKSKGYQGLTDKGSPKIIEQFITQHQCNYYCGLLSLRPLKPMESLQQPKIKTSRSPLLAKRGVTGSSSPQLQKKGTSPQSTRKGTSSPKVVKKTGEAGENNSTTKHNAVEVPKTVRMR; from the exons ATGACATCCAGGAGGCCCATAACCCGCTCTTACTCTGGAAATGGAAGATCGGGAAGCCAAAATGGAGAGGATGTTTCATCGGCAAGCGGAAGGTCAGAGAGCCGCAACTACCTCTCCAACGTTAGGCCCGAAAACag GAGTACATTATGTACAGTCATGGCTCAATTGACTGAAGAGACCCAGCCATGTTTTGAGACCACCATAAAATCGAAGGCAGTGTCAGAATCATGCAATGTCAAGTTCTCTTGCGTGGTCACAG GTTACCCGGCTCCTGAGCTGACCTGGTACAAAGATGACATGGAGTTAGATCGATATTGTGGTCTTcccaaatatgaaatatttcgcAATGGAAAAATTCACACACTCCACATCTACAA CTGTACAGAAGATGATGCAGCCATTTATCAGGCCTCAGCGAGGAACAGTAAGGGCATCGTCTCTTGTTCTGGGGTGCTGGAGGTGGGCACCATGAGTGAGTACCTGATCCACCAAAGGTTCTTCGCCAAACTGAAACAGAAGGCTGAGAACAAGCGACGAGAGCTGGAAGAGAGTCGACGTCGGGGTAAGGAGAACATGCAGAGAGAACAATTAAATGTGATTAACCAGGAACGCTTACTAAGGAAGCGTAGGATTCCTGCTGGGAACTACACCCTGAGCTCTTCTCCCACAAGCCAGGATGGAGAGGAGAACTCGACCTCCCAAGGAACAGATGAAGAGCAGCCTGCAATCATAGACGATAAATCTGATAATATCACGGTACAGGCTTCTGTAGGAATAACGGAGATGAAAACAGAGAATGGTAATGAGAAACTCAACCGTATCTGCGATCCAATGGAGGTGGTCGCCACAAAGCAGTCTGCCAAAGAGAAACTGGGTGAAAAGAAGATGCGTATTACCAATGGATTTGATGAGGTTGGTGTTATTAAACCCACCCAGAGTAACAGAGAACAAGAGGATGCTAATGAAGGAATGAGCCTGGCAAAATACTTAGCTGAGTCTGTGCAGTCACAAGCTGCTCAGGAACATCAGAGTTCTGCAAAGTCACAGGAGATCATGGAGGTCGATGTTAGACCTGtccaaggaaaaaaaagagagctggagatggaaagagaaagattaaaagaAGAGGAGAGGAACAGATCACGAGAAATTGAGCGGGAGAAAGAACGAGAGAGATCcaaagagagagaacgagagaaaaTTAGGCACACAGAACAAGAACAAAGAGCTACATCTGAGCCTTCAACCAAAGCTGCATCACACAAAGAGCCAGAACCTCAACACAAGTCAGCTCTAACCTCAGTTTTTCACTCCCTGAAGGACATATTCTTTGGTAAAAGCAAGAAGTCGGAGACAACAGAAACCACAAAGAGAACTAGTGAAGTTATCATAGAAAAAGAATTTCCACAAACACCTCCTCAAGAGTCTTTGGTCTATAGTAAGGCCTCTGAGCATGAGGCACCAAAGCTGGCCCAGGAATCATCTCAAATGGTGGATTTGGAAGTAAAACCAAAGCCTTTACCACAAACACAAGACTCAATCATCCTTAATGATATCATAAACTCCAGTTCAGctgaaaatatttctgaaattcaTACAAACAAACCTGAGGATGTGTCTCCCACCCTTGAAAGAGAGCATGTTGAGAGCATTGGAGCAACACTTAGACTTTCCGTAGGGGAGAATGAAATCCCAAAGTACGAGAGTAGTCCAGAGGAAGTCCAGCAGATTGATCAATCTCTGCTTCTCAAG GCTACAGGTAACCATACTAAACCTAGTGACACTGATGTTCCTGGCTCTGTGGGCTTGGCCAATCCTCCATTCGAGACTGAAAGGCTGGAATTTACCTATCCTGTAGATGAGGTCATGCGAGGTGCTGAGGAAATGCATATTTTAGAGGAACAGAGGGGCTCAGCTGCCCCCCTGACAGACCTCATCATGGCAGACCTGGAAAGCATGCAGTGTTGTGAGAGCCAGCCGGAGTCTCAGCTTTCACCACTTGCCGACTTTGTCCCTATCGAAGTGCACACTGAGTCCCAGTCAGCGGAGCTGAGAGTAGAAGTGAGCAAAGAGCCAAACGAGAAAGTAATTCCTGATATGGAGGAGGAAGGTGTTATGAAAACGCTAGAGGGAGGTTCCCTGACAGGGAAAAATGAAGAGGAGATGAATGATGCAATAGAAGGGAAATCTTACACTGCAGGGGAAAATGAGTCGGTGAGTGACTTTGTCATAAAAGAGTCAGTCCTTCCTGTAGTTGTAGTGAATGACAGAGAATATGAAATGAATGATCAGAATTCATTGTCGCCAGCATTGGGGCTAAGTCAAGAAGGGGATTCCGTCACTCTTGTGTCTGAGAGTGCAATGGAAATTGATTTTAAACCAGATGAGAAATCAATGCAGGCAATAAATTTTAGTTTCACAGAGAATAAAGAAGTTGCAGCTGACTCTACTAAAGTGAATGATTTTAATATGGAGCATAATAAAAGCATTCCAAGTCAGGGTAGGAGTGCTGAAGAAAAGGGAAAAGATAGAGATGAAGAAAAGATTGAGGAAAGCACTGAGGGAAAAGACAATGCTAATGCTGAAAAACTAAAGGATGACTCCAGTCAACCGAAGAAAGATGCTGttaagagaaacaataatgttgttCCAGAGACAGAAGCATCTGTTGTAATTCCGGAGATGGAGATCCCCAAAAGTCCAAGACAAGGTGAAACTGAGGTTATAGAAACTCAACCGAGGCCATACAAAGTAGACAAACCAAAACTACTTACAAAAGCACAAGCAGAGAGACGTTTGACCGAGAAGGACCAACCAGCAGTCCAACCAATCATAATACTCCCTGATACAAGAGAAACCGTCATCAAGAATGTGGCAAAAAAGAGATCTACGCCACTCATCCCAGAAATCAAGGTCACATTGCCAGaaagagtcaaacatgaagaacCTGTTATTGCACCTAGAAGTGAAATTCTGAAATTAGAGCCTGAGAGAGTTATGCAACCTTTAAGACAAGAGGTGGCACAGATATTTcgagaaaagaaaagacaaatggATGATGCCACTAGTGCATCAAGTGCATCAACCTCCAACAGCGCCTTAGTTATTCCAGATCTTTTGGGTGTGGCCAGGAACACTCAATCATCACCTTCTGTGGAGAGAACACAGGAAATTAAACCACAAAATCTAGAAGCAAGAGTGAAAGGTGGAGTAGAACAAGGAAGCATCAATACTGGGCGGGGCAGGGAAGATGACAGTAATATCCCTATAATCAACATAGCATGTGCTGATGACGACACAACCACTCTTGAACAAGAGCAAACTCTTGTTCAAAGCCACCCCTCACTTCCTGGCATAGTAATTTCACAAGATATCCCTCAAGATATTCCTCCCATTTCTGTCACAAATGCAGAAAGGCACACCGATAACAAAAAAGATGACTCTGAGACTTCAGTTACTATGCTAAAAAGTGAAAGCAATCAACATGGTCCAGTTGCTATTTCTGAGAAACCAAAAGAGCAGCTCATGCCTGATATGTCTACAAAAACTCTGCCTAGTATTACTAACCAAGACCCAGATAAGTTTCCCCAGCTGAAAGACACAAAGGTAGAACCTGAATCTGACAGGCTTCAAAAAGACAAGCCTTCCATAGAGAAACTTAGCCTAACAACCCCTGTGGGACCTACACTCCCTCCACTAAGTCCTGCCAGTTTGCGAAGGCTAATGGCAAAGAATAACCCAAACTTAGAGAATCAGGGGTCCATCTCAGCTGCATCAGTGGATGGAAGTGAGAAGAAAGGGGAAGAGAGTGGAGGAAGTACACCCACATCCACTCTGTCCTGTGAGAGTAGCCCAAAGATGAAGCGACGAGACAGTCTCACCCTAATACCCTCAGCCACCCCTGAGGAGCTGGCTTCTGGTGCTCGCCGCAAAATCTACCTTGCCAAAACCAAGTCTGAGGATGAGGGATCTGACACGCAGGGTAAGAGGGATAGTCCGTATATGTCGCCCAGTCAGGCTCGCAGGGCGGCTTTCCTGCAACTTCAAAGTGGGCAGCAAACACCACCCACAGAAAGACGTTCGCCACTGATGGCCCGACGCAAGGCCACGCTCGACGTGCCGAAACCTAAGGAGGAGATGGCAGAGGTGACAGACAGTACAAAGACAGAAAGCAAACCAGCAGAAAAGGAGAAGCTGGACCCCTTCAAAG CTCCTCAGGTTATCCGCAAGATTAGGGGAGAGCCCTTTTCAGATGCCTCGGGCCACTTGAAGCTGTGGTGCCAGTTTTTTAACATTCTTAGTGACTCCATCATCAAGTGGTACAGAGACGAAGAGGAAATTTTGGAGATGGAAAGATG tgctgGGGATGAGAGTCCAGTGGCCCTGGCCATAGTCCAGGCTTCCAGCAGAGACTGTGGAGTATATGGCTGCTCTATCAAGAATGAATATGGGACTGATATCACAGATTACTTACTCAGCGCAGACA TCCTGGCAGAATTTTTCTTAAGGGAAGATTTAGAAG TTGGAGAAGAGATTGAGATGACACCAATGATGTTCACCAAAGGCCTGGCAGACTCGGGTTACTGGGGTGATAGATTCTTTGGTCGCATCATGACAGCAGAGGTTCAGATTGGAGAGGGATGTGTACACAAGACCTGCAGGGCAAAGGTCATCTATGGTTTGGACCCTGTCTTTGAGTCAGGCAGCACATGCATCACTAAAGTAAGAAATCCCATTGCATATGGGGCCAAGGAGGAGAGCAACCTGGCCGAGAGAAATCTAGAGATCGCCAAACAG GACTGTAAAATCCAAAATACTGTTCGGGAGTACTGCAAAATATTTGCAGCCGAGGCCAGAGTGATTGAGAACTTCGGATCCTCATTAGA AGTCATCCCCCTTCACCTGATGTATCGACCTGCCAATACAATTCCATATGCTACAGTAGAGACTGATCTGAATGGTGTGTATGTGAAATACTGTCTGATGGACAGCACAGGAAGACTGATCGCCAGAGCCTCCTCTGAGGTGGAGCAGAAGTGTTGCACTTTCCAGCACTGGATCCATCAATGGACCAATGGAAACCTCCTAGTTACCCGGTTAGAAG gtgtcGATACAAAGATTACAAGCATTGAAATTGTTACTAAGTCTAAAGG GTATCAAGGCCTCACAGATAAAGGATCTCCAAAGATAATCGAGCAGTTCATTACTCAACATCAATGTAATTACTACTGTGGACTTTTGAGCCTAAGACCATTAAAGCCAATGGAATCGCTACAACAGCCTAAAATAAAGACCTCCAGGAGCCCTCTACTGGCCAAGAGGGGCGTAACAGGCTCATCCAGCCCTCAGCTTCAGAAGAAAGGAACAAGCCCACAGTCCACCAGGAAAGGCACGTCTAGCCCCAAAGTGGTTAAAAAGACAGGTGAAGCTGGGGAGAACAATTCCACCACCAAACACAATGCTGTGGAGGTCCCAAAAACTGTCAGGATGAGGTAG